A window of Pseudodesulfovibrio hydrargyri contains these coding sequences:
- a CDS encoding FmdE family protein, with amino-acid sequence MPCSIPQDRIDAAIAFHGHHCPGLTIGVRAVELARRELGDLDALDLVAVAETDMCGVDAIQFLTDCTLGKGNFIHRDYGKRAFTFFDRTSGKGFRAVLRDSAMGRPGETREAGIERFMALPLDDMFAVTPLDCPAPRPAAVLQSLRCEQCGEMTMESRTRRYGGKTYCIPCFRDIDQKL; translated from the coding sequence ATGCCCTGCTCCATTCCCCAGGATAGGATCGACGCGGCCATCGCCTTCCACGGCCACCACTGCCCCGGCCTGACCATCGGCGTCCGCGCCGTGGAACTGGCCCGGCGCGAACTCGGCGACCTGGACGCCCTGGACCTGGTCGCCGTGGCAGAGACCGACATGTGCGGCGTGGACGCCATCCAGTTTTTGACCGACTGCACCCTGGGCAAGGGCAACTTCATCCACCGCGACTACGGCAAGCGCGCCTTCACCTTCTTCGACCGCACGTCCGGCAAGGGGTTCCGCGCCGTGCTCCGGGATTCCGCCATGGGCCGCCCCGGAGAGACCCGGGAAGCGGGCATCGAACGCTTCATGGCCCTGCCCCTGGACGACATGTTCGCCGTCACCCCCCTCGACTGCCCCGCGCCCCGCCCCGCCGCCGTGCTGCAAAGCCTGCGCTGCGAACAATGCGGCGAAATGACCATGGAATCCCGCACCCGCCGCTATGGCGGCAAGACCTACTGCATCCCCTGCTTCAGGGACATCGACCAGAAGCTGTGA
- a CDS encoding iron ABC transporter substrate-binding protein, with the protein MKKHRLLCVALIFFLAVPAIGAARTLTDSNGRVNDIPDTIDQAICSGSGCLRLLTYLGAQDRIVAVDDIEARRRKFDARPYAIANPQFKKMPIFGEFRGHDNPELILTLEPQPQVIFKTYTSSMGYDPQELQDKTGIPVVVLDYGNLGNKRPALYKSLRIMAQAMGREQRAEEVIGYIDGLIADLSHRTGNVPGQERSTVYLGGVAFRGPHGFQSTEPAYPPFQFVNAINLAYEAGKAGKSLAQSDIAKEKIVEWNPDVLFLDLATLQLGDDAGGLFELRTDPAYRMLSAVKEGRVYGVLPYNWYTQNFGSILADAYFIGKVLYPDRFSDVDPAAKADEIYTFLVGKPVFKDMDALFHGMAFKPVPVN; encoded by the coding sequence ATGAAAAAGCATCGTCTTCTTTGCGTCGCTCTCATCTTCTTCCTGGCCGTGCCCGCCATCGGGGCGGCGCGCACCCTGACCGACTCGAACGGCCGAGTGAACGACATCCCGGACACGATCGATCAGGCCATCTGCTCCGGCTCCGGCTGCCTGCGGCTTTTGACCTACCTCGGTGCCCAGGACCGCATCGTGGCCGTGGACGATATCGAGGCCCGCCGCCGCAAATTCGACGCCAGGCCCTACGCCATCGCCAACCCGCAGTTCAAGAAGATGCCCATATTCGGCGAGTTCAGGGGACACGACAATCCCGAACTGATCCTGACCCTGGAGCCACAGCCCCAGGTCATCTTCAAGACCTACACCTCGTCCATGGGCTACGATCCCCAGGAGCTCCAGGACAAGACAGGCATCCCGGTGGTCGTCCTCGACTACGGCAACCTGGGCAACAAGCGGCCCGCCCTGTACAAGAGCCTGCGCATCATGGCCCAGGCCATGGGCAGGGAACAACGCGCCGAGGAGGTCATCGGGTACATCGACGGGCTCATAGCCGACCTGAGCCACCGCACGGGCAACGTGCCGGGCCAGGAACGGTCCACGGTCTATCTGGGCGGCGTGGCCTTCCGGGGGCCGCACGGCTTCCAGTCCACGGAACCGGCCTATCCGCCGTTCCAGTTCGTCAACGCCATCAACCTGGCCTATGAGGCGGGCAAGGCGGGCAAAAGCCTGGCCCAGTCCGACATCGCCAAGGAAAAGATCGTCGAGTGGAACCCGGACGTGCTTTTCCTGGACCTGGCCACCCTGCAGCTGGGCGACGACGCGGGCGGGCTGTTCGAACTGCGCACCGATCCGGCCTACCGCATGCTCTCCGCCGTGAAGGAAGGCCGCGTCTACGGCGTGCTGCCGTACAACTGGTACACCCAGAATTTCGGCTCCATCCTGGCCGACGCCTATTTCATCGGCAAGGTTCTCTACCCCGACCGGTTCTCGGACGTGGACCCGGCGGCCAAGGCGGACGAGATATACACCTTCCTGGTGGGCAAGCCGGTCTTCAAGGACATGGACGCCCTGTTCCACGGCATGGCCTTCAAGCCGGTCCCGGTGAATTAG
- the ispG gene encoding flavodoxin-dependent (E)-4-hydroxy-3-methylbut-2-enyl-diphosphate synthase yields the protein MQRKRTRTVNIGGVGIGGDNPVRVQSMCNTDTRDVLATVAQIHQLAEAGCEIVRLAVPDEAAAAKLAAIREQSPVPLIADIHFDHRLALAALDAGFDGLRINPGNIGDEAKVDAVVRAAKERSTPIRIGVNGGSLEKDLLKQYGGPTPEAMVESGLRHVRMLEARGFHDIKISLKTSSVLKTMAAYRLMSEQVDYPLHIGITEAGTLVRGAVKSSVGLGILLHEGIGDTMRVSLTHDPVAEIGVAYEILRSLGLRERGPEIISCPTCGRTEIGLIELAERVEAALRGVEEVFTVAVMGCVVNGPGEAREADIGIAGGRDLGIIFRKGEVVRKVRGNANLLPEFMKEIDKFLEERRTD from the coding sequence ATGCAGCGGAAGCGGACAAGAACAGTGAACATCGGCGGCGTGGGCATCGGCGGGGACAACCCGGTCCGGGTCCAGTCCATGTGCAACACGGACACGCGCGACGTCCTGGCCACGGTGGCACAGATTCACCAACTGGCCGAGGCCGGGTGCGAGATCGTGCGCCTGGCCGTGCCCGACGAGGCGGCGGCCGCGAAGCTTGCGGCCATCCGCGAACAGTCGCCCGTGCCGCTCATCGCGGACATCCACTTCGACCACCGGCTGGCCCTGGCCGCGCTGGACGCGGGTTTCGACGGCCTGCGCATCAACCCGGGCAACATCGGGGATGAGGCCAAGGTGGACGCTGTTGTCCGGGCGGCCAAGGAGCGCTCCACGCCCATCCGCATTGGGGTCAACGGCGGATCGCTCGAAAAGGACCTGCTGAAACAATACGGCGGCCCCACGCCCGAGGCCATGGTCGAGTCCGGCCTGCGGCACGTGCGCATGCTCGAGGCGCGCGGTTTCCACGACATCAAGATTTCCCTCAAGACCTCGTCCGTGCTCAAGACCATGGCGGCCTACCGGCTCATGTCCGAACAGGTGGATTACCCGCTGCACATCGGCATCACCGAGGCGGGGACGCTCGTGCGCGGCGCGGTCAAGTCCTCGGTCGGGCTGGGCATCCTCCTGCACGAAGGCATCGGCGACACCATGCGCGTGTCCCTGACCCACGATCCGGTGGCCGAGATCGGCGTGGCCTACGAAATCCTCCGCTCCCTGGGCTTGCGGGAACGCGGCCCGGAGATTATATCCTGCCCTACCTGCGGGCGCACCGAGATCGGCCTGATCGAACTGGCCGAGCGGGTGGAGGCGGCGCTTCGGGGCGTGGAAGAGGTCTTTACCGTGGCCGTCATGGGCTGCGTGGTCAACGGTCCGGGCGAGGCCCGGGAGGCCGACATCGGCATCGCCGGAGGCCGGGACCTGGGCATCATTTTCCGCAAGGGCGAGGTGGTCCGCAAGGTCCGGGGCAACGCCAACCTGCTGCCCGAATTCATGAAAGAAATCGATAAATTCCTGGAAGAAAGGAGAACCGACTAG
- a CDS encoding FecCD family ABC transporter permease yields the protein MHFSDGQVPAEYRRYIGVKLVVVCLTGGLLAAALVVSISLGAANIPVADVARTLMGWAVSKRFDVIVWNIRLPQALASIVAGAGLAVAGAVMQSILRNPLGSPFTLGISHAAAFGAALSVMVLGGGIMGSSNADAVNVTNPYLTTGVAFVFSLAAAGVIVGVSRLRGSSPEIMILTGVALGALFTAGTMFLQFFADDVQLAAMVFWTFGDTARASWTELGVMAGVTLVTSLYFLANGWNYNAIDAGDETAQGLGVRVDRVRLFGMLLASLLTAVVIAFLGIIGFVGLVVPHMVRRVIGSDHRFLLPGSILAGGLLLLVSDTAARLVLAPHMLPVSVLTAFMGAPVFIYLIIRGQRR from the coding sequence ATGCACTTCTCCGATGGCCAGGTCCCGGCCGAATACCGGCGGTACATCGGCGTCAAGCTCGTCGTGGTCTGCCTGACCGGCGGGCTGCTGGCCGCGGCCCTGGTGGTCTCCATCTCCCTGGGCGCGGCCAACATCCCGGTGGCGGACGTGGCCAGGACCCTCATGGGCTGGGCCGTGTCCAAGCGGTTCGACGTGATCGTCTGGAACATCCGTCTGCCCCAGGCCCTGGCGTCCATCGTGGCCGGGGCCGGGCTGGCCGTGGCCGGGGCGGTCATGCAGTCCATCCTGCGCAACCCGCTCGGCTCGCCCTTCACCCTGGGCATCTCCCACGCGGCGGCCTTCGGCGCGGCCCTTTCCGTGATGGTCCTGGGCGGCGGGATCATGGGCTCCAGCAACGCGGACGCAGTGAACGTCACCAACCCGTACCTGACCACGGGCGTGGCCTTCGTCTTCAGCCTGGCCGCGGCCGGGGTCATCGTCGGGGTCTCCCGGCTGCGCGGGTCCTCGCCCGAGATCATGATCCTGACCGGCGTGGCGCTGGGCGCGCTGTTCACCGCCGGGACCATGTTCCTGCAATTCTTCGCCGACGACGTGCAGCTGGCGGCCATGGTCTTCTGGACCTTCGGCGACACGGCCCGGGCCTCCTGGACCGAGTTGGGAGTCATGGCCGGAGTGACCCTCGTCACCTCCCTCTATTTCCTGGCCAACGGCTGGAACTACAACGCCATCGACGCGGGCGACGAGACCGCCCAGGGGTTGGGCGTGCGCGTGGACCGGGTCCGGCTCTTCGGCATGCTGCTCGCCTCCCTGCTCACGGCCGTGGTCATCGCCTTCCTGGGCATCATCGGCTTCGTCGGCCTGGTGGTCCCGCACATGGTCCGCCGGGTCATCGGCTCGGACCACCGCTTCCTGCTGCCGGGCTCCATCCTGGCGGGCGGCCTGCTCCTGCTCGTCTCGGACACCGCCGCCCGGCTGGTCCTGGCCCCGCACATGCTGCCGGTCTCGGTCCTGACCGCGTTCATGGGCGCGCCGGTCTTCATCTATCTCATCATAAGGGGGCAGCGGCGATGA
- a CDS encoding ABC transporter ATP-binding protein, with protein sequence MILSVTDLDFAYNGTRVLRDVRFNLDGGELMAILGPNGVGKTTLLKCINAIHAPSAGKVMVEDRDVLRMRPHEIALGIGYVAQRNEAARLTVFDAVLMGRKPHIVWRVGEKDLKMVDSALKRLHMTHLALRHIDRLSGGELQKVAIARALVQEPRLMLLDEPTSSLDLKSQVDILTMLRRVVDEHRIAAIMTMHDLNTALRYADQVLFLKDGRIHSSGPACEVTSAVVEEVYGLPVHIHHVQGHPMVVPAA encoded by the coding sequence ATGATCCTTTCGGTCACCGATCTCGACTTCGCCTACAACGGCACCCGCGTCCTCCGGGACGTGCGGTTCAACCTGGACGGCGGAGAACTCATGGCCATCCTCGGCCCCAACGGCGTGGGCAAGACCACCCTGCTCAAGTGCATCAACGCCATCCACGCCCCAAGCGCGGGCAAGGTCATGGTCGAGGACCGCGACGTGCTCAGGATGCGACCGCACGAGATCGCGCTGGGCATCGGCTACGTGGCCCAGCGCAACGAGGCCGCCCGGCTGACCGTGTTCGACGCCGTGCTCATGGGCCGCAAGCCGCACATCGTCTGGCGGGTGGGCGAAAAGGACCTCAAGATGGTCGACTCCGCCCTGAAACGGCTGCACATGACCCACCTCGCCCTGCGCCACATCGACCGCCTGTCCGGCGGCGAGCTGCAAAAGGTGGCCATCGCCCGCGCCCTGGTCCAGGAACCGCGCCTCATGCTCCTGGACGAGCCCACCTCCAGCCTGGACCTCAAGAGCCAAGTGGACATCCTGACCATGCTCCGCCGGGTGGTGGACGAACACCGCATCGCCGCGATCATGACCATGCACGACCTGAACACCGCCCTGCGCTACGCGGACCAGGTCCTGTTCCTCAAGGATGGACGCATCCACTCCTCCGGCCCGGCCTGCGAGGTCACCTCGGCCGTGGTCGAGGAGGTCTACGGCCTGCCCGTGCACATTCACCACGTCCAGGGCCACCCCATGGTGGTCCCGGCCGCCTAG